A window from Deltaproteobacteria bacterium RIFCSPHIGHO2_02_FULL_44_16 encodes these proteins:
- a CDS encoding tRNA preQ1(34) S-adenosylmethionine ribosyltransferase-isomerase QueA → MKLSDFNYTYPKELIAQRPLKERDASRMMVIDRTKKNWEHSTIKKLPDFLQPQELLVINNSKVLPSRLFGEIRKKKMEVLLVEQDCRGAQEIWRCLTKKAKRIRPGEKIFFGMTAHATVIGHEDIYLLLAFEPGHRLRAIERRGVPPLPPYIEREGIESYSDEDRERYQTIYAKEEGSAAVPTAGLHFSDTLLESLHTKGIEIVPVTLHVGIDTFRPVQTEQIEEHRMHGEEVFISEDAAQKINTAKQMNRRIIACGTTTVRALESAWDGEKIVAGSKRTELFITPGFQFQVIDGLITNFHQPKSTLLMMVSAFVEREFLLECYEEAIKERYRLFSYGDCMLIL, encoded by the coding sequence ATGAAATTGTCTGACTTCAATTATACATATCCAAAAGAGCTGATCGCGCAGCGTCCGCTGAAAGAACGCGATGCCAGTCGCATGATGGTCATTGATCGCACAAAAAAAAACTGGGAACATTCAACGATAAAAAAACTTCCTGATTTTCTTCAGCCACAAGAGCTTCTTGTAATCAACAACTCCAAAGTTCTCCCCTCTCGTCTCTTTGGAGAAATTCGAAAGAAGAAAATGGAAGTATTACTTGTGGAACAGGATTGTAGGGGCGCACAAGAAATTTGGCGATGTCTCACTAAAAAAGCCAAACGTATTCGTCCTGGAGAGAAAATATTTTTTGGGATGACCGCTCACGCAACGGTCATCGGCCATGAAGATATCTATTTGCTCCTCGCATTTGAACCAGGCCATCGGCTTCGCGCAATAGAACGACGAGGAGTTCCTCCTCTTCCTCCTTATATTGAACGTGAAGGGATTGAATCTTATTCCGATGAGGATCGAGAACGGTATCAAACGATCTACGCCAAAGAAGAGGGCTCAGCCGCAGTTCCTACCGCAGGTTTACATTTTTCAGATACTCTTTTGGAGAGCTTGCACACAAAAGGAATAGAGATCGTTCCTGTCACCTTGCATGTTGGAATTGATACTTTCCGGCCTGTGCAGACGGAACAGATCGAAGAACATCGCATGCATGGCGAGGAAGTTTTTATCTCTGAAGACGCAGCGCAAAAAATAAACACGGCAAAACAGATGAACCGTCGCATCATCGCATGTGGAACCACAACGGTACGAGCGTTGGAATCCGCTTGGGATGGAGAAAAAATCGTCGCGGGATCAAAGCGTACTGAGCTTTTTATCACACCTGGTTTTCAATTTCAGGTCATTGATGGACTGATCACCAATTTCCATCAACCCAAATCGACACTTCTGATGATGGTTTCTGCTTTTGTGGAACGTGAATTCTTACTCGAATGTTATGAAGAAGCCATCAAGGAACGATATCGCTTATTTTCTTACGGCGATTGTATGCTGATTCTATGA